TACGTGCAGCTCACCGCCGATGAGGAGGAGGGCGGCACGATCGTCCGGCTGATCGTGGTCCGCTGGCCGGCCGGCCCGGTCAAGGGCGCCCTGCTGCGCCTCGGACTGCGTCGGGTCGGCGCCGACCTGGAGGACTCGCTGGCCCGCCTGACCGACCTGGCCGCGGTGGGCTGACCCGACACCCGGCCGCCGCCACCTGCGGGCACGGTCAAGATCACGCTCGAACGTGGTTGTAGTGGCCTCGGAGCTTCGGGATGCCCCTACAACCAGGTTCGAGCACGATCATGCAGGGGTGCGGAGCGGGTGAGGACACGAAAAGGGCCCGGCGCGACGCGCCGGGCCCCTCGTCGTACCCGGGGAACTAGCTGTCGCCGCCGGTCTCGCCGACCGGGGCGGAGTTGACGTCGTCGATGGCGTACTTCTTGGCCGCCTCGGCCGGCACGGTGGCCGGCACCGCGCCGCGCAGGGCGAGCTGGCGCAGCGTCGCCACCGCCACCGACTCGGCGTCGACGTGGAAGTGCCGGCGCAGCGCGTGCCGGGTGTCCGACATGCCGAAACCGTCGGTGCCGAGCGAGGTGTAGTCGCCCGGTACCCAGCGGGAGATCAGGTCCGGTACCGCGCGCATCCAGTCGCTGACCGCGACCTTCGGCCCGTCGGCGTCGGCCAGCTTCTCCTGGATGTACGGCACCCGCTGTTCCGCCCCCGGGTTGAGCAGGTTGTGTTCCTCGCAGAGCACCGCGTCGCGGCGCAGCTCGGTCCAGGAGGTCACCGACCAGACGTCGGCGGCCACCCCCCAGTCCTGGGCGAGCAGCTGCTGTGCCTTGAGCGCCCACTGCATGCCGGTGCCGGAGGCCAGGATGTTCGCCTTCGGCGCGTCCCCGTCGACCTGCGGAGCCCCGGCGTACCGGTAGATGCCCCGGAGCAGCCCCTCGACGTCCAGCTCGGACGGCTCCACCGGCTGGTGGATCGGCTCGTTGTAGACGGTGAGGTAGTAGAAGATGTTCTCCTGGTCCTCGCCGTACATCCGGTGCAGGCCGCGCTCCACGATGTGCGCCAGCTCGAACCCGAACGCCGCGTCGTAGGCGACCACCGCCGGGTTGGTGGCGGCCAGCAGCAGCGAGTGGCCGTCCTCGTGCTGGAGGCCTTCACCGTTGAGCGTGGTACGGCCGGCGGTCGCGCCGAGGACGAAGCCGCGGGCCATCTGGTCGGCCGCCGCCCAGAAGCCGTCACCGGTGCGCTGGAACCCGAACATCGAGTAGAAGATGTACATCGGGATCATCGGCTCGTCGTGGGTGGCGTACGAGGTGCCGGCGGCGGTGAACGAGGCGACCGAACCGGCCTCGTTGATCCCCTCGTGCAGGATCTGCCCGGTGGTCGACTCCTTGTAGGACAGGAAGAGGTCCCGGTCGACCGAGGTGTACCGCTGGCCGTGCGGCGAGTAGATCTTCGCGGTCGGGAAGATCGAGTCCAGACCGAAGGTGCGGGCCTCGTCCGGGATGATCGGCACCCAGCGCTTGCCGAACTCCTTGTCCTTCATGATGTCCTTGAGCAGGCGGACGAAGGCCATCGTGGTGGCCACCTTCTGCTTGCCCGAGCCGCGCTTGACGTCGGCGAACCGCTCCGACCCCGGAATGGCCAGCTTCTTGTGGCTGGTCCGCCGGGACGGCAGGTAACCGCCGAGCTGCTCCCGCCGCTCCCGCAGGTACGCCAGCTCGTCAGAGGACTCGCCCGGGGTGTAGTACGGCGGCAGGTACGGGTTCTCCTCCAGCGCCTTGTCCGGGATGTCCAGGTAGAGCCGGTCGCGGAACAGTTTCAGGTCGTCCAGCGTCAGCTTCTTCATCTGGTGCGTGGCGTTGCGGCCCTCGAAGTGCGAGCCCAGCGTCCAGCCCTTGATGGTCTTGGCCAGGATGACGGTCGGCTGCCCGGTGTGCTCGGTGGCCGCCTTGTAGGCCGCGTAGAGCTTGCGGTAGTCGTGCCCGCCCCGCTTGAGGTTCCAGATCTCGTCGTCGGACAGGTGCTCGACCATCTTGCGGGTCCGCTGGTCCCGGCCGAAGAAGTGCTCCCGGACGTACGCCCCGGACTCCGCCTTGTAGGTCTGGT
Above is a window of Micromonospora rifamycinica DNA encoding:
- the aceE gene encoding pyruvate dehydrogenase (acetyl-transferring), homodimeric type: MATERKRPVITAGLPSQLPDIDPEETGEWVESLDGVIDERGTKRARYVMLSLLERARERQVGVPSLTTTDYINTIAPEQEPWFPGDEHIERRIRAYVRWNAAMLVHRAQRPEIGVGGHISTFASSASLYEVGFNHFFRGKNHPGGGDHIFYQGHASPGMYGRAFLEGRLSEDQLDGFRQELSHPGGGLPSYPHPRLMPDFWEFPTVSMGLGPLNAIYQARFNRYLQHRGIKDTSQQHVWAFLGDGEMDEVESLGAIGVAAREELDNLTFVINCNLQRLDGPVRGNGKVMQELEAFFRGAGWNVIKVVWGREWDPLLAADTDGALVNLMNTTPDGDYQTYKAESGAYVREHFFGRDQRTRKMVEHLSDDEIWNLKRGGHDYRKLYAAYKAATEHTGQPTVILAKTIKGWTLGSHFEGRNATHQMKKLTLDDLKLFRDRLYLDIPDKALEENPYLPPYYTPGESSDELAYLRERREQLGGYLPSRRTSHKKLAIPGSERFADVKRGSGKQKVATTMAFVRLLKDIMKDKEFGKRWVPIIPDEARTFGLDSIFPTAKIYSPHGQRYTSVDRDLFLSYKESTTGQILHEGINEAGSVASFTAAGTSYATHDEPMIPMYIFYSMFGFQRTGDGFWAAADQMARGFVLGATAGRTTLNGEGLQHEDGHSLLLAATNPAVVAYDAAFGFELAHIVERGLHRMYGEDQENIFYYLTVYNEPIHQPVEPSELDVEGLLRGIYRYAGAPQVDGDAPKANILASGTGMQWALKAQQLLAQDWGVAADVWSVTSWTELRRDAVLCEEHNLLNPGAEQRVPYIQEKLADADGPKVAVSDWMRAVPDLISRWVPGDYTSLGTDGFGMSDTRHALRRHFHVDAESVAVATLRQLALRGAVPATVPAEAAKKYAIDDVNSAPVGETGGDS